One window of the Onychostoma macrolepis isolate SWU-2019 chromosome 21, ASM1243209v1, whole genome shotgun sequence genome contains the following:
- the LOC131528245 gene encoding torsin-1A-like, translating to MIIEAGVALVVALGAFWTFSGEKEVCNEKWINFNKYGLKNDLETKLYGQHIAAEVILKTVTGFMENKNPKKPLVLSLHGWTGTGKTFVSQLIAENIYKKKMKCSFVHLFSVTTHFPLKAHIDEYKTQLQEWIRGNVSICPRSMFIFDEMDKMPLELIDSIKPYLDFSDNLDGVSYRQAIFIFLSNAGGKMINDVTMKFWRDGKEREEIQLKDLETVLSQSVFNNEDSGFWHTSLIDKKLVDFFVPFLPLEYKHVIQCGLGEMARQGLTPDNNVIKRMADDLIFFPKEERVFSDQGCKLIANKLHFYIP from the exons ATGATCATTGAGGCCGGCGTTGCACTAGTTGTTGCTCTGGGAGCATTCTGGACATTCAGTGGGGAAAAGGAAGTCTGTAATGAGAAGTGGATCAACTTCAATAAATACG GGCTGAAGAATGACCTCGAAACAAAGCTGTACGGGCAGCATATCGCTGCTGAGGTCATCCTGAAAACCGTCACAGGCTTCATGGAGAATAAAAACCCAAAGAAACCGCTGGTTCTGTCCCTCCACGGCTGGACCGGGACCGGGAAGACCTTTGTTAGCCAGCTTATAGcggaaaatatttacaaaaaaaagatgAAGTGCAGCTTTGTTCATCTGTTTTCAGTGACAACACATTTTCCTCTCAAGGCTCACATTGACGAGTACAAG ACGCAGTTACAGGAGTGGATACGAGGGAATGTCTCTATCTGCCCACGTTCAATGTTCATCTTTGATGAAATGGATAAAATGCCCTTGGAGCTGATCGACAGTATAAAACCTTACCTGGATTTCTCAGACAACCTGGACGGAGTGTCATACAGACAGGCCATCTTCATCTTCCTCAG caaTGCTGGGGGTAAGATGATCAATGACGTGACTATGAAATTCTGGAGGGATGGTAAAGAACGAGAGGAGATCCAGCTGAAGGATCTAGAGACGGTACTCTCACAGTCTGTCTTCAACAACGAAGACA GTGGTTTCTGGCACACTAGTTTAATTGATAAGAAACTGGTGGATTTCTTCGTGCCGTTTCTTCCTCTGGAGTACAAGCACGTCATTCAGTGTGGTTTGGGTGAAATGGCCAGACAGGGTCTTACTCCAGATAACAATGTGATTAAAAGAATGGCTGATGACCTAATCTTCTTCCCTAAAGAGGAGCGCGTCTTCTCGGACCAGGGCTGTAAGCTCATTGCTAACAAATTGCACTTCTATATACCATAA